Proteins encoded in a region of the Benincasa hispida cultivar B227 chromosome 2, ASM972705v1, whole genome shotgun sequence genome:
- the LOC120070877 gene encoding F-box protein PP2-B10-like: MSSSMNIDLLPQDCIAHVLSFASAREACRLSTVSEMMHLIADSDVVWEKFLPFDCKEILLRLDSSVVYDTKKDLYFKLCCPHLIDGGKKIFYIDKETGKKCYILGARELQIQWSNNPLYWSWNRQPFLKSRFEEVAELRTIWWLEIKGSINTKFLSSKTLYFAYLLVKFADRAYGLNTHPSQASVQLNTVISKRKVYLHKEKGYKDQVFIDGDDGDDDNWVEIKLGEFYVNDSGEGVVEMCLKEVESQHLRGGLVVEGIQLRPNL, translated from the exons atgtCTTCATCAATGAATATAGATCTTTTACCTCAAGATTGTATTGCACACGTTCTCTCATTCGCCTCTGCTCGAGAAGcatgtcggttgtcaaccgtCTCAGAGATGATGCACTTAATTGCTGATTCTGATGTTGTATGGGAGAAATTTCTTCCATTTGATTGTAAGGAAATTTTGTTGCGATTAGATTCTTCAGTGGTTTACGATACTAAAAAGGATTTGTATTTCAAGTTATGTTGTCCTCATCTTATTGATGGGGGCAAGAAG ATCTTCTATATAGATAAAGAGACAGGTAAGAAATGCTATATTTTAGGTGCAAGGGAACTTCAAATCCAATGGTCAAACAATCCTCTGTATTGGTCTTGGAATAGACAACCCTTTCTAAAATCAAG GTTTGAAGAAGTTGCAGAATTGAGAACTATATGGTGGCTAGAAATAAAAGGCTCAATCAACACCAAATTTCTTTCCTCAAAAACACTTTACTTTGCATATCTTTTGGTGAAGTTTGCAGACAGAGCTTATGGATTAAACACTCATCCATCTCAAGCCTCAGTTCAACTCAATACTGTGATATCTAAAAGAAAAGTGTATTTACACAAGGAAAAAGGCTACAAAGATCAAGTTTTCATTGATGGAGATGATGGAGACGATGACAATTGGGTCGAGATCAAGTTGGGAGAGTTTTACGTTAATGATTCTGGAGAAGGTGTCGTTGAGATGTGCTTGAAAGAAGTCGAGAGTCAACATTTGAGAGGCGGTCTTGTTGTCGAGGGAATTCAACTTAGACCTAACCTATAA